A region from the Triticum urartu cultivar G1812 chromosome 1, Tu2.1, whole genome shotgun sequence genome encodes:
- the LOC125553859 gene encoding uncharacterized protein LOC125553859 — MAGCQGGIGRGGMLSSGLSGGGGHGGKGGDGFYSGKHSGGGAAYGSADLPCELGSGSGNVSTTSSTAGGGIIVMGSLEQSLPILSLSGSVEANGGSFTGVATHAANGEPGGGSGGTILLFVRTLSLENNSVLSSVGGVGSNGSGGGGGGRIHFHWSDIPTGDDYVPFATVKGSILARGGIVEGRGFPGENGTVTAKDCPKGLYGTFCKECPVGTYKNITGSSKSLCSPCPAYELPHRAIYMHIRGGVAETPCPYKCVSDRYRMPHCFTALEELIYTFGGPWFFGLLLSGLLVLLALVLSIARMKFVGTDEFPGPAPTQHGSQIDHSFPFLESLNEVLETNRAEESHCHVHRMFFMGPNTFSEPWHLPHTPPEQITDIVYEDAFNKFVDEINALAAYQWWEGSICSILCILSYPLAWSWQQWRRRKKLQRLREFVRSEYDHSCLRSCRSRALYEGLKVAATPDLMLGYLDFYLGGDEKRPDLPTCLHQRFPMSLIFGGDGSYMAPFSLHSDSVVTSLISQVVPSSIWHRLVAGLNAQLRLVRHGNLKVTFLPMLKWLETHANPALDTYHVRVDLAWFQATALGYCQYGLVIHAVEGEAVAAELQSGSRIIFDQHSLNQNEDADSQLGHSRSNDAYMCKRITGGILNVDNLMTLKDRSDLFHPLSLILHNTKPVGHQDLVGLVISILLLADFSLVLLTSLQLYSYSMVDILLVLFVLPLGILAPFPAGINALFSHGPRRSAGLARVYALWNITSLVNVVVAFVCGLVHYKSSTKRHPSMQPWNLGGDETSWWLFPTGLVLCKLIQARLVDWHVSILEIQDRAVYSNDPTIFWQ; from the exons ATGGCAGGCTGCCAAGGTGGAATTGGACGAGGAGGAATGTTAAGCAGTGGCCTTAGTGGTGGGGGTGGGCATGGTGGTAAAGGCGGGGATGGTTTTTACAGCGGCAAGCATTCAGGTGGCGGAGCTGCATATGGTAGTGCTGATTTGCCTTGTGAACTTGGCAGTGGCAGTGGTAATGTCAGTACAACATCTTCAACAGCTGGTGGTGGTATAATAG TGATGGGTTCTTTGGAGCAATCTCTGcctattctctctctctctggttcAGTGGAAGCCAACGGTGGCAGTTTCACTGGTGTGGCGACTCATGCTGCAAATGGAGAACCTGGTGGTGGTTCTGGGGGCACAATTCTTCTATTTGTGCGGACTTTATCCTTAGAGAACAACTCTGTACTTTCTAGTGTTGGTGGGGTTGGAAGCAATGGTAGtggtggaggtggaggcggtCGCATTCACTTCCACTGGTCCGACATTCCCACTGGAGATGACTATGTTCCTTTTGCAACTGTCAAAGGATCAATACTTGCGAG AGGAGGAATTGTCGAAGGCCGAGGTTTTCCTGGTGAGAATGGCACAGTTACAGCAAAAGATTGCCCGAAAGGTCTTTATGGTACATTTTGCAAG GAGTGTCCTGTAGGAACATACAAGAACATTACCGGGTCTTCTAAGTCCTTGTGTTCTCCATGCCCTGCATATGAGCTCCCTCATCGGGCTATATACATGCATATCCGAG GAGGTGTCGCTGAAACCCCATGCCCGTACAAATGTGTGTCAGATAGATATCGTATGCCTCACTGTTTTACTGCTCTTGAAGAGCTAATATACACTTTTGGTGGACCTTGGTTCTTTGGCTTGCTTCTTTCAGGCCTTCTTGTTTTATTGGCTCTTGTTTTGAGTATTGCTCGGATGAAGTTTGTTGGTACTGATGAGTTTCCTGGACCAGCACCAACTCAACATGGCTCCCAAATTGATCACTCTTTTCCCTTCCTAGAATCACTGAATGAG GTACTGGAAACAAATAGGGCCGAAGAATCTCACTGCCATGTGCACAGGATGTTTTTCATGGGCCCAAATACCTTCAGTGAACCTTGGCATCTCCCGCACACGCCACCTGAACAGATTACAGATATTGT ATACGAGGATGCGTTTAACAAGTTTGTCGATGAGATCAATGCTCTGGCAGCTTATCAGTGGTGGGAGGGATCGATTTGTAGTATTCTGTGTATACTTTCCTACCCCTTGGCATGGTCCTGGCAACAGTGGCGCCGAAGAAAAAAGTTACAACGACTACGTGAGTTTGTTCGATCTGAATATGATCATTCGTGCTTACGGTCGTGCCGTTCACGTGCCCTTTACGAAGGACTGAAG GTAGCTGCCACTCCAGATTTAATGCTGGGTTATTTGGATTTTTACCTTGGTGGGGATGAGAAAAGGCCCGATCTGCCCACTTGTCTTCATCAAAGATTTCCAATGTCCTTGATTTTTGGCGGTGATGGAAGTTACATGGCTCCATTTTCACTTCACAGTGATAGTGTAGTCACAAGTCTTATAAGCCAG GTTGTACCATCATCAATATGGCACCGTCTTGTTGCTGGACTGAATGCCCAGCTGCGTTTGGTTCGTCATGGAAATTTGAAAGTAACCTTTCTTCCTATGCTCAAATGGCTTGAAACTCATGCAAATCCTGCCTTAGACACATACCATGTACGTGTTGACCTTGCATGGTTCCAAGCTACAGCATTAGGATACTGTCAATACGGTCTTGTTATTCATGCTGTGGAGGGAGAAGCCGTGGCTGCTGAACTTCAAAGTGGCTCTAGAATAATATTTGATCAACATTCATT AAACCAGAATGAAGATGCTGACTCTCAACTAGGCCACTCAAGGAGCAATGATGCTTATATGTGTAAAAGAATAACCGGTGGAATTCTCAATGTTGACAACTTGATGACGCTCAAAGACAGGAGTGATTTGTTTCATCCCCTGTCTCTTATCTTGCATAATACTAAACCGGTTGGACATCAG GATCTTGTTGGTCTGGTCATCTCAATATTGCTTCTTGCAGATTTTAGCTTAGTGTTGCTTACGTCTCTCCAGCTATATTCTTACTCTATGGTCGACATTTTGTTAGTCTTGTTTGTTCTTCCTCTTGGAATACTGGCACCATTTCCAGCTGGGATAAATGCTCTCTTTAGTCATGGCCCACGTCGCTCAGCAGGCCTTGCTCGTGTGTATGCGTTGTGGAACATTACATCTCTGGTTAATGTT GTCGTGGCCTTTGTATGTGGACTTGTGCATTATAAGTCATCAACAAAAAGACATCCAAGCATGCAGCCATGGAATTTGGGCGG GGATGAAACTAGCTGGTGGTTATTCCCAACTGGACTCGTGTTGTGTAAATTGATCCAAGCAAGGCTTGTTGATTGGCACGTCTCCATCTTAGAGATCCAGGATCGTGCGGTATACAGCAACGACCCAACTATATTCTGGCAGTGA